In a single window of the Cydia amplana chromosome 4, ilCydAmpl1.1, whole genome shotgun sequence genome:
- the LOC134647266 gene encoding probable hydroxyacid-oxoacid transhydrogenase, mitochondrial gives MASRKRVFDLLRTVNQAACKCPAHGHRGNVQVSNATPIPSTAFEIKHSTVRYGIGVTQEVGYDLVNLGAKSVCVMTDPNVANLSPMKAVLEALTKSGVNYKVYDNVHVEPTETSFKDAIKFAQENDFDSFLAVGGGSTMDTCKVANLLSCYPGSELMDFVNAPVGKAKQIDKVLKPMIAIPTTSGTGSETTGVSIFDCETIKAKTGIAGGALRPLLAIIDPLHTLTVPQTVANYAGFDIFCHALESFTAIPYTKREPFPSPAARSQAYQGSNPISDVWARFCLQTIQKYFARAVYNADDLDARSGMHLAATMAGVGIGNAGVHLCHGLAYPIAARGKKFIPKDYGKKPMIPHGLSVVVTAPAVFRFTAVSDPDKHLEAASLLGADTTGVKQADAGKLLADTILKYMDLMKIENGLKALGFSGEDIPNLVQGALPQQRLLKIAPLPQSEEDLSMILDESMTVF, from the exons ATGGCTAGTCGCAAAAGAGTGTTTGACTTATTGAGGACTGTTAATCAAGCAGC ATGCAAATGTCCAGCACACGGTCACCGGGGTAATGTCCAAGTATCTAATGCGACCCCTATACCATCCACTGCATTTGAG ATCAAACACTCAACCGTCCGTTATGGCATCGGAGTCACACAAGAGGTTGGATATGACTTAGTTAACCTAGGAGCCAAGAGTGTGTGCGTCATGACGGACCCAAACGTCGCAAACCTGAGCCCCATGAAAGCAGTACTGGAAGCACTCACAAAGTCTGGAGTCAACTATAAGGTGTAtgataatgttcatgtggaacCAACGGAAACTAG TTTCAAGGACGCAATAAAGTTCGCCCAAGAGAATGACTTTGACAGCTTCCTGGCAGTCGGTGGAGGTTCCACCATGGACACTTGCAAG GTTGCCAACCTGCTGTCCTGCTATCCAGGCTCGGAACTGATGGACTTCGTCAACGCCCCCGTTGGGAAGGCCAAGCAGATCGACAAAGTCTTGAAGCCTATGATAGCTA TCCCAACAACCAGTGGAACCGGCAGCGAAACGACCGGCGTCAGCATCTTCGACTGCGAAACCATTAAAGCCAAGACTGGAATCGCAGGCGGCGCCCTCCGCCCGCTCCTGGCCATAATAGACCCTCTCCACACCCTGACAGTACCGCAAACTGTGGCCAACTATGCTGGCTTCGATATCTTCTGTCACGCCTTGGAGAGTTTCACGGCGATACCTTATACGAAGCGGGAGCCGTTTCCCAGTCCGGCCGCGAGATCTCAAGCTTATCAAGGCAGTAATCCTATATCTGATGTTTGGGCCAGATTTTGTCTGCAG ACTATCCAAAAATACTTCGCTCGCGCAGTATATAACGCAGATGACCTCGACGCCCGTTCAGGCATGCACCTCGCAGCAACTATGGCCGGCGTCGGTATCGGTAACGCCGGCGTGCATCTCTGCCACGGACTCGCCTATCCCATCGCGGCGCGGGGCAAGAAATTTATACCGAAGGACTATGG GAAAAAGCCCATGATCCCCCACGGCCTCTCAGTCGTGGTGACCGCCCCAGCAGTGTTCCGCTTCACCGCCGTCAGCGACCCTGACAAGCACCTCGAAGCCGCTAGCCTCCTCGGAGCTGATACCACTGGCGTCAAGCAGGCAGATGCTGGGAAATTGCTGGCCGATACCATACTCAAGTACATGGATTTGATGAAGATTGAGAACGGATTGAAGGCGCTTGGGTTTTCTGGAGAGGATATTCCGAATTTGGTGCAAGGAGCTCTGCCACAG CAACGGCTGTTGAAAATAGCACCGCTCCCACAATCAGAAGAAGATTTATCAATGATTCTAGACGAATCAATGACCGTCTTTTGA
- the LOC134647267 gene encoding leucine-rich repeat-containing protein 15: MGTRLRELLLLLVACTLAFSEPANKTAKTDKDDNFLYQYDDYETADDQKVLFSEDKPCPRDCICTATQGYKIAKCNRLEIGTQKFGDDITDIVIENADPRFPINLDDYIFKKLGLHQIATVKIVNSTIGTIGPNAFHGLQDLYAVNLSNNKLKSLHPETFANNKKLLLLTLSNNPLKFPAPNTQDYFLNASSVQELDLSYCNMQYITPHSFKNLPSVMYLNVAGNNLSEMDPDTFKKLLDLEELDLSDNNIQSLPNDIFSENTELATLHIQRNPIDTVYDLQVSDLLTLNAGQTNIKFVGPSMFNGMTYIANLNLSGNNIEKIHNQAFHKLIELNYLDLSYNNLDFISSILIKENIELDIFKISYNPRLKKLPEDGFNCSADQFNMYLFEASNCGLEEISDNALRTFTALSQINLSGNKIKSISNQVFSRCPKLVDINLANNMLTTLDIKIFEKNTELGRLNLQGNPIKTFSAEVFLHNPTLQWLDLSHAELTSLWKLEKNHPKTLLGNLSFLNVSHNRIAEIKLPEVENLKKLRTLDISNNPLACGREFENLMTWLSKQKVSSNGESASIANLARDGKEEEGTYSWEALTKKTCGSTIIHPVEPLPSVSDEEIWERIDKDDVGNFDLKETLDDGKIADDGKDTYQTDDDKEDDDDEDLDGADDSDDDEDEDDDDQEDDDSGEDEDSNDMDLSVKLKEKPALSKQAKSTVPTIREDSKVEIDVKLLENDNVFGDPEPDFYPYIKEASMVKEDEHGHYLYLWPILIAILGAILLMLIIAKVVMVVCSRRDKQMRYNSAIIAAMSQQGRTKKDCGLVYQQLSEDLTGPATPKLNRYQPLHSVTVKASNMYESSPFHHNNIVPEAV; the protein is encoded by the coding sequence ATGGGGACGAGGCTCCGGGAGTTACTACTGCTCCTGGTGGCGTGCACGCTAGCGTTTAGCGAGCCCGCCAACAAGACTGCTAAGACTGACAAGGACGACAACTTCCTCTACCAGTATGACGACTACGAGACCGCCGACGACCAGAAAGTTCTCTTCAGTGAGGACAAGCCCTGCCCTAGAGATTGCATTTGCACCGCCACCCAAGGATACAAAATAGCCAAATGCAACCGTCTCGAAATTGGCACGCAGAAATTCGGCGATGACATCACAGACATAGTGATTGAAAACGCTGATCCAAGATTCCCCATTAATCTAGACGATTATATCTTCAAGAAGCTCGGCCTTCACCAAATCGCAACTGTGAAAATTGTGAACAGCACGATTGGCACGATCGGCCCTAACGCTTTTCATGGCCTGCAGGACCTCTATGCGGTCAACCTATCCAACAATAAGCTAAAGAGTCTTCACCCTGAGACGTTTGCGAACAACAAGAAATTGTTGTTGCTAACTCTTTCCAACAACCCTTTGAAGTTCCCTGCACCCAACACACAGGATTATTTCTTGAATGCATCATCCGTGCAGGAACTTGATTTATCCTACTGCAACATGCAATACATTACCCCTCACAGTTTCAAAAATCTACCTAGCGTGATGTATCTGAATGTGGCTGGCAATAATTTGTCAGAAATGGATCCCGATACGTTCAAGAAGCTCTTAGACTTGGAAGAACTTGACTTGAGCGATAATAACATCCAGTCTCTACCCAATGACATTTTTTCGGAAAATACCGAGCTTGCCACGCTCCACATTCAAAGGAATCCAATTGATACTGTATATGACTTACAAGTTTCCGACTTGCTTACGTTGAATGCTGGTCAGACAAATATCAAGTTTGTCGGACCATCTATGTTCAATGGAATGACGTACATTGCCAATCTTAACCTCAGCGGAAATAACATTGAAAAGATACACAACCAAGCTTTCCACAAGCTGATTGAACTCAACTACTTGGACCTCTCCTATAATAATCTCGATTTCATTTCAAGCATTCTTATCAAAGAAAACATTGAATTGGATATTTTCAAAATCTCTTATAACCCTAGACTGAAGAAGCTGCCAGAAGATGGATTCAACTGTTCCGCTGATCAATTCAATATGTACTTATTTGAGGCTTCAAACTGTGGCCTTGAAGAAATTTCCGACAACGCACTAAGGACTTTCACCGCACTTTCTCAGATCAATCTGTCCGGCAACAAGATCAAATCAATCAGTAATCAAGTATTCTCGCGCTGCCCTAAACTAGTGGACATCAACTTGGCCAACAATATGTTGACGACACTTGACATTAAGATCTTCGAAAAGAATACTGAGCTCGGTAGGCTGAATCTGCAAGGCAACCCAATCAAAACATTTTCAGCGGAAGTTTTCCTTCATAATCCCACGTTACAGTGGCTGGACTTGAGCCACGCTGAGTTGACTTCTCTATGGAAGTTGGAAAAGAATCATCCCAAAACACTTCTTGGCAACTTGAGTTTCCTGAATGTTTCACATAACAGGATTGCAGAGATCAAATTGCCTGAAGTGGAAAATCTGAAAAAACTGCGCACTCTGGACATTAGCAACAATCCTTTGGCTTGCGGCCGTGAATTTGAAAACCTAATGACGTGGTTAAGCAAGCAGAAGGTTTCATCTAATGGCGAGTCCGCCAGCATCGCCAACCTGGCCAGAGACGGTAAGGAAGAGGAAGGGACGTACAGCTGGGAGGCTCTTACAAAGAAAACTTGCGGTTCCACTATTATTCACCCAGTCGAGCCTCTTCCTAGCGTATCGGATGAGGAAATTTGGGAGAGAATCGACAAAGACGATGTGGGCAATTTCGACCTTAAGGAGACTCTAGACGACGGCAAAATTGCCGATGACGGAAAAGACACTTATCAGACTGACGACGACAAAGAAGACGACGATGATGAGGATTTAGACGGTGCCGATGACTCTGACGACGACGAAGATGAGGATGACGACGATCAAGAGGATGACGACTCCGGTGAGGATGAGGACAGCAACGACATGGACCTCAGCGTCAAGCTGAAAGAGAAGCCCGCCCTGAGCAAACAAGCCAAATCCACCGTGCCAACTATCCGCGAGGACAGCAAAGTTGAAATCGATGTTAAGTTATTGGAGAACGATAACGTGTTCGGCGACCCCGAACCAGACTTCTATCCCTACATTAAGGAAGCTTCCATGGTCAAGGAAGACGAGCACGGCCACTACTTATACCTGTGGCCTATCCTCATCGCCATCCTGGGGGCTATATTGTTGATGCTCATTATCGCCAAGGTAGTTATGGTGGTGTGCAGTAGGAGAGATAAGCAAATGAGATACAATAGTGCCATAATTGCTGCCATGAGTCAACAGGGCCGCACGAAAAAAGACTGTGGTCTGGTATATCAGCAGCTATCGGAGGACCTGACGGGTCCGGCTACCCCTAAGCTGAACCGCTACCAGCCTCTGCACAGTGTCACAGTGAAGGCTTCCAATATGTATGAAAGCAGTCCGTTCCACCACAACAACATCGTGCCAGAGGCGGTCTGA